In the Vibrio sp. FE10 genome, GAAGCCTTTTGCGTTCGCACTATCGTATTGCTTACCCGATCACAGCAAATACAAAGAAGGTGTATCCGCAAGTATCTCCGACATATTTAAGTCCCACCTTTTTGTAAGGCATTTAGCTCGAACACAGCCATTGCTTTGTGCGAAATTTACAAGAGTTCGTTTTAGTTCTGATGACGAATTTACTACGTTGTTCTTAAAAGAACTGATTGCCAACATATCAAGCCCTCTCTACCGAGAGCTTCAAGATAATCAAAATAGCTCTTATACAGGCGAGTATTACATTGATGACTCTAACCCCCTGTTAAGCTTCTACTTCAAAGATATCGAAATCGCTTCTCAAGTTAGTGTCTGGAAACCCATTGGCGATTACACCAAAGAGTTTATTAAAAATCAAAAAGGCGAAGATAATTACTATAACAAACCGTTCTCATACACCTATCACGAAGAAGAGAAATGGGCATGTCCTATCTTCGTAAGTATTCACTTTTTCACCGTAATGACATCAAGAGCTATTCACATGGGACACCAAGATCATATGTGGCTGATGTACATAGAAAGATATGTAGATGAAATACTTAAGAACTATATGCCTAACACTGATGTAGACAAAGACCGTGAGTTCCCAACCCGATTCGATTACCTCATTTATCAATCGTTAGATGCATTAAGGGGCTGGGTTGGCGCAGCCACATATAATGCTGAAGAAAATAACAAGGTGCAACTTGACGTCAGTAATGTACCCATCAAATGGGCAGCATCTACGCTTGGTAGTACATTTTATAGCTTAATTAAATCGAACAAACTTACCGATAGCCAATATGTGTATTATCTCGAAATGATCGTGAAATTGATGAAAGATTTGGACAATTCTAATAATAAAGCCCTGAGCAAGCATATTATTGATAATGCTACCAAAGAATATGAGCTATCTTCGCCAGATGGAGGGGTAGTTGCAGCTCTGATTCAACACTACTCTCGAATTGATCATGTTCTCAAGTCCAAAGAATCAACTTTTGAAAAAGTGGTTTCAGGAGCCATCGGTAAACCTTTACGCTAACCATGTCATTTTCCAACGGAACTATTCATAGCGGTGTAAAACAGTCAACAGACAGACCTAACCTAAACATGTGGGAAGTGATAAGAACAATACAAAAAACAATATTGGTGAGTAATATGAAAAAGAATAAAAAACTAGAGCACTACATCGACCAACTTGTTGGTGCTCGTGAACTAGAAATGGCTTTGTTTCCCGAAAAGTTTAAAGAAGCAGGTATCGATTCAAATACATTCCGAAAATTCTACGAAACCACAGTGATCTCTTTCGAAAGTAAGGAACTGGCTAAACACCATAACCTGTTTATTAACTATTGCGCTAAAGTTATGGATACTAGGCTTTATAAAGGGCACTCTTCTGCTCACAATTGCCATGAATCATGTGAAACAGTTATGCGAGCTATTCATGCAGAAGATAACCTCCAGCTTCGTAACTTTCTGTTAGAATTAAAACCACAAGTAACGGTAGGGGATGTGTTAGTTGAAGGGCAGCCTCAGTATAATGTTACAAAAAGATCGATCAAAGAAATAGTTGCAGAAGGTTTCAATCCCAATAAGTATCTAAATGTTCACGTTTGGATAACATTGCTTGACGGTACGATTTTTGACCCAACAATAGCTGCGACTTTAGTAGCAAAAAAAATGCTACCTCCTCAAGAAATCAATCAAATGCATATTCAACCTTTTGGTATGGACAATAATGTAAATATTACCTATAGACCGCTGCTTATTGATGATGAGTTCTATTCCAGAGTTGACCGTGATAGGAGTTTTTAGCTGTATGTAGGCACCTAGATCAACCTTGGGATAACAATCTAAGGCTATATAATACTAAATTGCTTTTGTCCCAAAGCGAGTCTAGATTCCAGACGATTTAACACTAGCTTGGGTATCAAATGAACTAGCTTCTACTCCAACACCATATTATGGGCATGATTTACATTACAAACCAACGTTACGCTGTGTGCTATTGACTCCCTCAAAGAGTTTAATTGTAAGGGCTTTGTTATTACTCCATTGGCACCAGCATCAACGAACGCTATCGCTGTTTCTTTGGTAACATCAGCGGTACAACCAAGAATAGCCCCTTGAAAATCATGCTCATTTCGTATTATTTTTGTCGCTTCTATGCCTCCCATTTGTGGCATTTGATGATCCATCAAGATTACGTCAAAAGAACATTGGTGCACCCTTTCAACAGCTTCTATACCGTTAGATACAATAGAAGTAGTAAGCCCTAGCTTTTCACACAAGCGTTTAGCAACAAGTTGATTAATCCGGTTATCCTCAACGATAAGAACTGACTTACCGGAAAAGTCTTCTTCGTTTGCGAGCTTTCTTTTATCTTGGAAGGTAGTTCCTCTTGGGCTTATAACTCTTGCTACAAAGCAACTTCCTGAACCTAACTCACTTGTGACTGTTATATCCCCACCCATTGATGTACATAATTTTTTAACTATGGATAAACCTAACCCTGTACCTCCAAATTCGTGCATCGTTCTAACATCGGCTTGTTCGAACGCATTAAATATACCGTTTAAACGATGTGAAGGTATACCAATTCCAGTATCAGAGACTTGAATAAAAAGCTCATTTTCTTCATTGTCATATTTTAAGACAACCTTAACCTGCCCATCAGAGGTAAACTTTATGGCATTCCCCACTAAATTGTAAATAATTTGACGTATACGAGCTTTATCTCCGACTAAGACAAGATCTTCAGGCAAACTACTGGTGTCGAATATAAGCTGAAGGTTTTTGTCAGAAGACTGCGGATAAAAAGAGTTTTTTATTGGCATCAATAGCTTGTTTAGTTCGAATTCTTCCTTAACAAAAACTAGATTCCCTTGCTCTAGATTTGAAAAATCAAGAATTTCGTTTATGACTACCATTAGGTGTTCACCTGACTCTAACAGCGTATCTAAGTGCGTCTGAATAGTTGAATCTTTATTGTCAGATATGAGTAACTGCGTCATTCCTATAACACCATTCATTGGGGTTCTTATCTCATGACTCATTGTTGCTAAAAAAATAGACTTAGCTAAATTGGCTTCCTCTGCCTTATTTACTGCCCCCTGTAATGCTAACTTGGTTTTTTTCAATTCTATAATGTAGTGGTTGAGGTAAAGGAACACGACAGAGAAGACTAAAATAATCAATAGTATCAAGGTATAAACGGTTGCTTCGCTGGTTAAGAATATGTTGTCCATCAAACGTTCGTGAACATGTTCCGCTGCTTCATCCATCTCTTCTGAAAAAACTTGTCTCTCTAATTTACTTAATAAAGATTCTGATACAGTTTGTTGTTTTGCTTTAAGTATTTTCTCAAGTAATACCAATTGTCTATCCGCAGTTTTTACGTACTCATCAACTACAGAAGGGAGTGAATTGCCTAACCAAAGCATTTGAGGAAATCTAACGTTAATGTCATTACTGGCTTCCTTTAAAGTGTTTAACTCGTAGGTTAGTTCTTGCACTTCAGAAAGTAGTTTGTTTATCTTTTGGTCAGCGTCTTCTGGCTGAGTTAAATGAATATAGCTCCTCATATGGACAAGGCTTGCTGAATGGGCAACGTGTGAGCTTTCAATGGCCTCTAGAAGAGAATTTTGAGTTTTAAATGAAAAGAAAAAACTGAGAGTTATGCCCAATGCTAGTGCAATTAAAGCTTCCACAAGATTGAACATTTGTGAGTGTTCATTATTCACTTGAGTCCTCCAAATGGAATTCATGGATAACAGGTATAGAGCTTTCTCTTTCAATATAATCAAAAAAGCAAGCAACCATAAATAGCCAAACAATTAATGCTATCCATACAAATACGCTTGTTTTATTCACCTTCCGACACCTCTCTTTCTCCATATGCATGAAGTTTAGAAGAGCATAACCTCAATAGCCATTCAATTTATGTGACTAAACTCAACGGAAAGAAAATGGTATGGTTGTGATACGCTTAAACTTGTTGGAGTAAGGCGCTTCTGTCCCAAATACTTAAGAAAAACAAACCAATGGCATACTCAATAATTGAACATAAACATCGCTTTTCTGCATGGGCAGCTTCCAGAGCATCAAGCGTTAATGGCGTAAGGTTTACGGTTGAGCAAGGCAAACAACTTATCGAGTCTATAGGTCTAGATAGCTTTGTTGATTCTCCAGATAAACTACCAGCTAGAGAAGACATCAATAAACAGCACCGATTATGGCGTGAACAGCTTATTGCTGAAGCGAGTAAAATAGGGTTGGTCTTTACACATGGCATCGCAGCCAAATTAATCAACATGTACTTAAAATCGGCTTTGGTTTGCGGGGGATATGATTCGCACGCAAAAGTCGCCAAATTGCACCCTCCTATAGATGCAGTGTTGTTGAAAGCTTTACGCCAAAATAATATCGGAGGGCTGAAGTCTCGCTGGAAAGAAGCTGAACTTGCAAGATGGTCTAAATTTTCCTCAGATCAATATGAACAAGTAATTCAATCGGTCAAAGAAGTAATGGGCAGCCGCGCACTATGGGAAATTGAAGAGTTTTGGCAAGGCTACCAGTGATCAAAGTAAGGCGCCTTTGTCCCAAACCGATTTTGGTGACATAAGAGGCAGCCCTATACGACTAGGTCACGCTTCACCAGCAAAGGTGTTCGGTCGTGTATGAGTCAGTATATCTTTGTATCCACTGGTGTCCACGCGGGGACATCAGTCTATTTTAATATCACCTTGCTTGACTCGAACACAAAATGAATTCCAGTCATGAGCATAAACATAAATTGGGTGTGGCACTGACTGTCCTCGTATAAATTCATCAAAAACCCGCTCCCATTTGGGTGGCAACTCAGACGGGTCTACCAGTGGGAATGCAACTCCAACCATTCGAAATTCTTCTAAATTAGGCAACTCCATAACTCAACTCCTGATTCAATCGATTACTGTTGAAACGTTATAGTCGAGTCGAGCCTTAATTGCACGTAGTACCCGTCATCCA is a window encoding:
- a CDS encoding ATP-binding protein, with the translated sequence MFNLVEALIALALGITLSFFFSFKTQNSLLEAIESSHVAHSASLVHMRSYIHLTQPEDADQKINKLLSEVQELTYELNTLKEASNDINVRFPQMLWLGNSLPSVVDEYVKTADRQLVLLEKILKAKQQTVSESLLSKLERQVFSEEMDEAAEHVHERLMDNIFLTSEATVYTLILLIILVFSVVFLYLNHYIIELKKTKLALQGAVNKAEEANLAKSIFLATMSHEIRTPMNGVIGMTQLLISDNKDSTIQTHLDTLLESGEHLMVVINEILDFSNLEQGNLVFVKEEFELNKLLMPIKNSFYPQSSDKNLQLIFDTSSLPEDLVLVGDKARIRQIIYNLVGNAIKFTSDGQVKVVLKYDNEENELFIQVSDTGIGIPSHRLNGIFNAFEQADVRTMHEFGGTGLGLSIVKKLCTSMGGDITVTSELGSGSCFVARVISPRGTTFQDKRKLANEEDFSGKSVLIVEDNRINQLVAKRLCEKLGLTTSIVSNGIEAVERVHQCSFDVILMDHQMPQMGGIEATKIIRNEHDFQGAILGCTADVTKETAIAFVDAGANGVITKPLQLNSLRESIAHSVTLVCNVNHAHNMVLE